The DNA segment ATATTCAAAGGTATCATAGATATATATCTATTTTTTGCATATTCAAAGGTATCATAGATAGGTCGTATCAAGTAACATATTAacataagaacataatattttagtcacCAAAATAAATCGGCAAAACCTAGCCATGATTTAGATTCAAATGGAAATCGTGAAAAGGAGtggaaaaaaacataaaaaaacattaagaCTTTATTCGCAAAAGTCATTTAAAGTAGTAGGCGCGTCGCTATACAGCAGTTATATACagctaacatttttttgggttttctcGTTTTGTATAAAAATGATTCAGGGACGGAAGCGGGTCGGAGGTAGTCAGTGCCAGCCGTGAGCGCCGTGGGCGCCCCAGGGCTCCTCGGGCGCGGAGGCGGCGGCgtgggcggcggcggcgtaCTGCGACAGGTGagcggcgcgtgcgtgctggaCCTCGGGCGTGTCCACCACGTACTGGCCGTCGTGGGTCAGCTGGATGTGGGCCTGGGGGCCGGTCCACTTGTGGTAGCCGTAGCCGGCGCCGTAGCCCGCGCCGAGTCCCGCGCCGAGTCCGGCTCCGAGGCCGGCGCCGTGGTAGGGCGCGACGGCGGCGTGCGAGGCCTGCGCGTGCGCGGCGTTGTGCGCGGCGATGTGGGCGGCCTTCAGGTGCGCCACCTCGGGGGTGTCGATCACGCGACCGTCGTGCGCGAGAGGAGCGGGGCCGTATTTGTAGAGACCTGTATAAGAGTAGTGGATATTAAAACCTAGAAAATTGTTACattacagatttttttaaagtccTGATTACGGTGGTTACTAAAGAGACTTGTAAAATTTTCAACGTTGCTTTTAAATTCTATGTTTGCATAAGAAAAGAACATTCTCCTGCGGCGACGCTCTCATAGAGTGATATTCCTGTTCTATCTCTTATTTTCGAATATGTAGCCTAAGACATTCACAGAGGTCGTGACTTTGATTACAAAGAGGCGAAAGAATTCGCCATTAGGcgaaagaatttttaaagtaGGTTCCTTGGATCTAGAGAGTCCAGAGTCTATTCCCTAGTCCCTACAATATCTCAAACTCCCAAACTTCTCTTCATAATACCAGTATCTATAGATTTCAACTCACCAGCAGCGGGTGCGCCGTAGTGCGCGCCGGCGGCGTACGCGGGCGCGGCCCAGCCTCCATGAGCGGCGGCGGGGGCCCAGGCGCCGTGCGCGGAGGAGGCCTGCGCGTGCGCGGCGAGGTGCGCGGCCTTAGCGTGCGCCACCTCCGGCGTGTCCAGCACGTGCTGGCCGTCCGGGCTGAGCTGGATATGCGCCGGTGGGCCCGCGTAGTAAGACGCGTGCGCAACGCACAGAGCGGCCGCTAGTACAATCTGGAATGGAGTACCACCATGTTACAAAGTCAAGGTATGTATTTAAAGATGTTTGGATGTCTTCCTATATTTATTGAGACAATTTTTGATGTCTCGAGACCGGAATCAGAGAGATTTAAGTTTttcttaactttaacttaatgAACATTTTGACTCTGTTAGGTATGGAGTCAAATTCTCACAATATTAGTGAGTTCGGGCGCTTGTCTATTTCATATCTTGATTTATCATCACGAGCAGACGCCAGACAGTAAAAATGAACCATTTAAACGGCAACAGTTTTATAGGCACTAAAATAACCATTCGTCAGATTTGATTGAGGATTTAATTGGCGAGATTAGTTAACTAGATCAAGACAGTATCGCGTTCACACGGGCGTCATGTTTACAAATGTACAATTATGTCTAATTTTCATGATGCAACGCGCGGTGTGAACTGTGATGATAAAAACTGATTGAGCAACTGAACTTGTTACATACACCGACGAGCTTATTAAGTAGAAAAAACATTaggggcctgattacacctaccgagtagactGGCGAGACAGTGATCTTGGCCAACATTGGGCAGTAAGTGACTCGGTAGATGTAACATGGACTTACTCTCTTTGCCTCTATCACTGGCGCACAAATACGGTATATTGTTTACTCAAATTAGCAAGACCTATAACAATGTTTGCctaaaagaatatttattatggAATATCATTAGATATATTCCTTACTTTATatctgtgattttttttattaaataagggggcaaacgagcaaacgggtcacctgatggtaagcaactaccatcgcccatggacactcgcaacatcagaagagctgcaggtgcgttgccggcctttaagagggaatacgctcttttcttgaaggtttgcaggtcgtataggtccggaaatactgctggtgacagttcattcgagagttttacagtgcgcggcagaaagttacgcgaaaaacgcactgtggaagactgccactcatcaaggtgatgaggatggtgtgtttttcgcgtgggacgatagcgaaaagttgcagggggtatgattccgaacaattcctcagcgcactccccgtgatacaaccgatagaggatgcagaatgaagctacatctcggcgtaactccagggggtccaagctgtttgaaacactatggcagtcaccaattcgagcagcccttcgttggatacgatccagagggagcagttggtattttggcgcccctgcccagaggtgagaacaatattccatatgaggccaaacctgcgccttgtagagttgtaggcgttggtccggactgaagtactgtctcgatTTCAACAATAAGATCACCGTGTTACGATTAATATAAGGTAATGCAACATTTACATCGATTACTCAATTAAAATGCCTCCATAAAACAATTACAAAAGATATGAACGCATTGCTGAACGAAAAATTTAACAGCCATTAAAACTATTTCATATCTCTCACGCCACTGTAATAATCGAAGACTTacgtggatgaagtgggtaactaataatttgaaaattgattttttgaaaattaaaatcaaacaaatgtggattttatgtacagccagatgatgaagtaggtaagttacaaggtttgtttgaATTAAAGGTAGGTAAGGACAAAATATAATTGCatctatgttataaaatattagttacacATCtacatccacttacgtcttcaatcgTAAGCGAGAAACCGAGTTAAGTTATGTCTGAGATATAATTAAGATATCAAACCGTATTTACATTGTAATTAACTACGGTCAAGCTATCGTGGCTGCAGCTAGAGTTTCAATTATATTACACCAATAAAATGCGAAATTACTATAATTTAGTGTTTTGTAACTAAACAATGAAAGTTCAAGTATGTAGAGCAATAGATATAGAGATCACGTAATGGCAATAAATTCGAGATATATACGATTTATTTAATAGCATTAAGTATTTTTAGTAACTATAGGAGACCTATCACGAAAATACTGTTTTAATCAGAAAAGAAGTGGCGACAATTTATCCAGTTAATAATGGCGGAAATCTTTACATAGGAGTAACGGATCCACTATACATATAGGTATTACAGAAattagtgtgtctgtcagtcttgTCTCTACACGGATTAACTACTGcatcgatttagatgaaatttggtatgattgGCTTTGCGTACCGGGAAAGATCATAGCATGGGTTTGATTttggaaaatgcacggtttccaCATGATGACGAACCTCGGCGTAAAGAAGTTGCTTGAACATCTAGTTACAGTATATCAAAGAGTTCGATAGATCTTTTTGCACTTGTGTCTTGTGTAAGGTGTGTAATACTATTGTCTGTTATTGACGTGTTGTCGTTGCATGTAAATCAGAAATCGATAATAGAGGGGTATGTCCAACGGCGGATGTTGCCGTAACTATCGAAAGTGTAGCGATGGTTGAGTAAACTTGGACGTTTGTGTAAAATATTGTATGTGCGAAGAAATTGATTGATGGGCAGATGACGGACTAACGTTATTTCGTCGCATTATGTGAAGTCAATATTAATCGCTTGAGATAGCCTGGCCAAATTACGTATTTGCCTGTTAATCAATTTCTCAGTTATAACactaatgtattattattataattgattttattaaatactcgtttatgttataatactttaaaacaaaatCTTCGGAATAAATTACGCAACTACAACGTAAgtattcattaataaattaatgtccGTGTGACTTATAGTACTTTTAATGATGTCATTTGTAAACGGTAACAGGCAATAAATCGGGTGGCCCGTAATCTTAACAATCAGATAATAAATATCGGCTCTATAGTGCTCCGATTCCTAGGAGTGGTCCGCAGCTCCGACTGACATTTGGAAATGTTACGGAAAGGTCCCGTATCCTTGTACAAGAACACACCTTTTATAATCTTAAGGTATACTATTTTCTATAAATAATGTAGTTTCGATCGAGTCCggattttacttatttttttactagatgacccggtgaacttcgcatCACTTTCCCCCTAATAGTAATCTTGCCTAGACTTCCACAAACATACCAAAACTAAAATTAGTCAAATTCAGCCGCTCTCGAGTATCAGCGAGACTGACaacatgtaaaattaatttttatttatataattattttactgaaaaTCGTAGTAGAATAATGTCGGTGTCGTTTTCGGTCAACGTACCTACACTAGCTCAACGAGTCTTCTATTCAACTTACCTAGACTATGTACTGGTTAAGGTAGGGTCTGGGTTAATTTCGTGTGTTCACATTTAATAAGCACTCCCGTTGATTGTATGTCTAGAACTCTAGATTTGTAAGTGTAGTCTAGACAAAGCAGGTGTATACTTAAGCCTACATTGGCACGTTGCAAAACTCATTTTGCAACAGTTCAGAATTATACAGTGAATTGGTGCATTGCACAGGGTTACTGGAACTAGTGGTTCGGATTCCATTGTTACCAAGGAGCTGGCCTGATG comes from the Aricia agestis chromosome 6, ilAriAges1.1, whole genome shotgun sequence genome and includes:
- the LOC121728318 gene encoding pupal cuticle protein-like translates to MQSLIVLAAALCVAHASYYAGPPAHIQLSPDGQHVLDTPEVAHAKAAHLAAHAQASSAHGAWAPAAAHGGWAAPAYAAGAHYGAPAAGLYKYGPAPLAHDGRVIDTPEVAHLKAAHIAAHNAAHAQASHAAVAPYHGAGLGAGLGAGLGAGYGAGYGYHKWTGPQAHIQLTHDGQYVVDTPEVQHARAAHLSQYAAAAHAAASAPEEPWGAHGAHGWH